From Gimesia panareensis, the proteins below share one genomic window:
- a CDS encoding suppressor of fused domain protein, producing the protein MDTFETNWLKALEERFGEIDAIVEVRANDNQPEIKVIYFEHLPEEGTLTAVTCGLSQSSHPDWEEGSKPELIVSLDTNDKSWGFAAGFFASAFFNQKRFSYGDIFEIDDPISEESEMSAYLVFAPSFLNQDEATFELPDRTIHLKGLYPLYESEIDVYDQIGLEKFWHSDEFDMYDVKRKPVTG; encoded by the coding sequence GTGGACACATTCGAAACAAACTGGCTCAAGGCGTTGGAAGAACGCTTTGGGGAGATTGATGCGATCGTGGAAGTGCGGGCGAATGACAACCAGCCTGAAATCAAAGTCATCTACTTTGAACACCTGCCCGAAGAGGGCACCCTGACCGCGGTGACCTGTGGTCTCTCACAGTCCTCTCATCCGGACTGGGAAGAGGGATCAAAGCCGGAACTGATCGTCTCACTGGATACGAATGACAAAAGCTGGGGATTTGCTGCCGGCTTTTTCGCCTCCGCGTTCTTCAATCAAAAACGCTTTTCCTATGGTGACATTTTTGAGATTGACGATCCGATCTCAGAAGAAAGTGAGATGAGTGCCTACCTCGTATTCGCCCCTTCGTTTCTGAATCAGGATGAAGCGACATTCGAACTACCCGATCGCACGATTCATCTGAAAGGACTCTACCCTCTGTATGAATCGGAAATCGATGTGTACGATCAGATCGGGCTGGAAAAATTCTGGCACTCAGACGAGTTTGATATGTATGACGTGAAACGAAAACCAGTGACCGGATGA
- a CDS encoding cysteine hydrolase family protein has protein sequence MLHSDHRSRRQFVQSLLQGAMAGTLAPSLASLLAAESAATSRQIPPVPGVLSVELRKRGKEASAPPVMEMAEWNASETAIIICDMWADHPCKLAAHRVGRMAPRMNEVISKARDRGVAIIHAPSGGIQLYEDTPYRKRIKEAKPAKPPVKIQGWCYLNPEKEAPLPVDDTVKRTDGPIRGCDDPFPTYQPNHDRHEHPALKIIGYDVISANGQEIYNFLEQEQRKNIVLMGVHTNMCVLGRPFGIRQLRYLNKNVVLCRDLTDALYDPRDKPYVSHTRGTEMIIEHIERYWCPSILGKDLTQVIPGSDNPTS, from the coding sequence ATGTTGCATTCAGATCACCGATCTCGACGTCAGTTTGTTCAATCACTGCTGCAGGGCGCAATGGCGGGCACGCTGGCCCCTTCCCTGGCTTCTCTGCTGGCAGCGGAGTCAGCAGCAACGTCCCGTCAGATTCCACCGGTGCCGGGCGTGCTCTCCGTCGAGTTGAGAAAACGGGGCAAGGAAGCATCAGCCCCGCCGGTGATGGAAATGGCTGAATGGAATGCCTCCGAAACCGCAATCATTATCTGCGACATGTGGGCTGATCATCCCTGCAAGCTGGCCGCACATCGGGTCGGCCGGATGGCACCCCGGATGAACGAGGTGATTTCGAAAGCCCGCGATCGGGGCGTCGCGATCATTCATGCTCCCAGTGGCGGCATTCAGCTCTACGAAGACACTCCCTACCGCAAACGCATCAAAGAAGCGAAGCCAGCCAAGCCGCCAGTCAAGATTCAGGGCTGGTGTTACCTCAATCCGGAAAAAGAAGCCCCCCTCCCAGTGGACGACACGGTGAAACGTACGGATGGACCAATCCGGGGCTGTGACGATCCCTTCCCGACCTACCAGCCGAATCACGATCGCCACGAGCATCCGGCTCTTAAAATTATTGGCTACGATGTCATCAGCGCGAATGGACAGGAGATCTATAACTTCCTGGAACAGGAACAGCGGAAGAACATCGTACTGATGGGCGTGCATACCAACATGTGCGTGCTGGGACGCCCGTTTGGGATTCGCCAGCTGCGATACTTAAATAAGAACGTGGTCCTCTGTCGCGACCTGACCGATGCGCTCTACGATCCCCGCGACAAACCCTACGTCAGTCACACCCGCGGCACCGAAATGATTATCGAACATATCGAGCGCTACTGGTGTCCGTCGATTCTCGGTAAAGATCTGACCCAGGTCATTCCTGGATCGGATAACCCGACCAGTTGA
- a CDS encoding SGNH/GDSL hydrolase family protein — MRNHPGWLLLIAALLLTPSFVNAAEKKDVSSQPLVLQDGDRIVFIGNTFADQLRLYNYLETLLTSHAPVDKLSFRNLAWSGDTLTLQPRPLNFGSLDDHLQEEKADVIIACFGMNESFAGPSGVKAYREHWEQFLKHLQSQKYNGKTPPRVAILSPIAHENMGAPLPDPVKHNQSLAEYTRVMQTVASEHQLPFVDLYSATQKLMEENPSQKLTHNGIHLNEYGYWAVSQLTAEQLLGKEVNSPQVLVDRQAETIEATNADVTQQKFLADKIQFTIKPRTLPVPAPPAGSIAHSELLAAQPRLTVKHLPEGNYRLVIDGTVILTGSASDWDRGLVLVKLPSQIQVADLRSIINRKNELFFYVYRAHNAEYIFGRRTKPFGAVSFPPEMETFGKLIAAREKTIQEEAQPLQAAECELIRVD, encoded by the coding sequence ATGCGTAATCATCCCGGATGGCTGCTGCTGATCGCCGCCCTTCTACTGACGCCATCATTTGTGAATGCGGCAGAAAAAAAAGATGTTTCATCACAGCCATTGGTTTTGCAGGACGGAGACCGGATTGTCTTCATCGGCAACACCTTCGCGGATCAGTTAAGGCTCTACAACTACCTGGAAACGCTGCTCACTTCCCACGCACCGGTTGACAAACTCAGCTTTCGCAACCTGGCCTGGTCGGGTGATACCCTGACGCTGCAGCCCCGGCCGCTCAACTTCGGTTCGCTGGACGATCACCTGCAGGAAGAGAAAGCGGATGTGATCATTGCCTGCTTCGGCATGAATGAATCATTTGCCGGTCCGAGCGGCGTGAAAGCATATCGTGAACACTGGGAACAGTTTCTGAAACATCTCCAGTCTCAGAAGTACAACGGCAAAACGCCACCACGGGTCGCGATCCTGTCTCCGATTGCCCATGAAAACATGGGCGCACCGTTGCCCGATCCGGTAAAACATAACCAGAGCCTGGCAGAATATACCCGTGTCATGCAGACGGTCGCCTCAGAGCATCAACTGCCTTTTGTCGACCTGTATTCTGCGACACAGAAACTGATGGAAGAGAACCCCTCCCAGAAACTGACACACAACGGGATCCATCTGAATGAATACGGGTACTGGGCTGTGAGCCAGCTGACTGCAGAGCAGCTGCTGGGCAAAGAGGTCAACAGTCCTCAAGTGCTAGTCGATCGACAGGCTGAAACCATTGAGGCGACTAATGCGGATGTCACGCAACAGAAGTTTCTGGCTGACAAAATTCAGTTCACCATCAAACCCCGCACGCTGCCGGTTCCGGCACCGCCCGCTGGATCGATCGCCCACAGCGAACTGCTGGCGGCACAACCCCGCCTGACGGTGAAGCACTTACCCGAGGGAAATTATCGACTGGTCATAGACGGGACTGTGATTCTGACCGGCAGCGCCAGTGACTGGGACCGGGGGCTGGTGTTAGTGAAACTCCCTTCTCAAATTCAGGTCGCTGACCTGCGCTCTATCATCAACCGAAAAAATGAGCTGTTCTTTTATGTTTATCGCGCTCATAACGCGGAATATATCTTTGGGCGCCGCACCAAACCGTTCGGTGCCGTCTCCTTTCCGCCAGAAATGGAAACATTCGGAAAACTGATTGCAGCGCGAGAAAAGACCATCCAGGAGGAGGCACAACCTCTTCAGGCAGCGGA